A single genomic interval of Fructobacillus americanaquae harbors:
- a CDS encoding DUF1542 domain-containing protein, with the protein MDTRVNKFQKRTHFKMYKAGKKWLVAGVVTFALASAGQIIMGHAPIDFGQDTTAYAADSSTNYWFGQNTDYYKRYTELPGQTQIPQSVQQTWGYARTEIPLLQAQTNLKFDSLNYDATTGLYRLTIKMNVPQLTQSGAGRTSYLDLGFSDSLSAKTSGIPSLIAANGNPGTLVANGNGIYSNNFSAGGYVGGTSTISIQLNPVKIQKNDEISVMYSSDTGTTGYHPIFSTVRTMGYNEFGLQFNQTLLKQMKTNSTNTINNSKLSTKQKAAEQAKVNSVTTDEDFVNKLQDIDKEIDAKSKANAVSIATQRAIALQQYKDAHNVDKLLANIANDSTLTSDQKAAQSKQINDAIAVINGNLGNATDSDDVAAVIADTSQDNIIASAYKSGVDLATQIKNAQAAIDDQIAKSKALVNSNNVLTDAEKSAQSSAIDAIGTAVKNNIAAKTSADDINATQAAGVKNLTDLDTAKPNAYTALTNKANTAVATINNDENLTDAEKATRKSQVTDALKKLTDHIDQATDPGVVDSLKNNTDLDVAITTATSDNGVTPIGTQRDNANKQIDQAVSDTKSKINQDPTLTAQEKATQLANVDKAASEAKTAIANGSAQIVANAVSRAQGAIAGSYIAGKPLSDRQQDAEKDLQATTETAKHNLDDQVAQANNDVNNNHYLTDDEKAAQKQAIQNAANAILAKISNATNADDIDAILNDGKNVVSNLNGQKLDARTTINNAAQDAKAKVNNNNALTADEKTKRVSQIEAAQAAAKQAVDAATDADTIAKIPANGSDFDKSIKSATDFSNVTSLNDQQANAGVAVANAGQAAKDALDAAKTASENAINQDGSLTSEQKAMQKAAIDAAVSNAKNNIASTTNADDVTKARDVAVAAILKMTSDKTNSRESLAKNAQDAIDKINQYDALTSGEKASRIQQIQDAYNTATTAIDDATNSQVIASVGNTTGFTNAVAKATDFSNVLSLADQKTAADKQIDDITAVIKANIDADTNLSSEDKTAQKSTIDAVAASKKNVIDSATNADGIVTAKNVAVQTINGLDKTNADRAMSVQASSTHATINGNPALTQAQKAAFNKQIDDAKQTAQSNVNNATDSSTVASLIDSQNSDYAKQLQNVLAQAGQTPSIQAQQTAANQAIDAATTAAKAKVDADSLIADADKQAQKDALDAVANQAKTTIQQAATADDINQAQANGTNTLNSLDKINADKVASHQASSAHATINDNPALTQTQKDIFNKQIDDAKQTVQDNVNKATDASTIVSLVSSQNSDYAKQLQNILTNASSTPSLDIQKTTASQAIDDAANTVKSDVDADRSNQKAVIDAQASNAKQAVQNANNADEVNQAQTQGIQSINDLANAKKSASQAVKDDAQKARDVINNSPVLTTVEKANRNKQIDAAVTNAQNAIDQATTPDDVNQVVLDTSDFKTSLAASVDTSQVPSIQAQQVAAGKVIDAATTAAKDKINADTNLSDTDKQAQKDALDAVANKAKDNIQQATTADTINQVRDNGTDALSSLDKTNADKAVSDQASSAHAAINGNPALTQAQKDAFNKQINDAKQTAQDNVNNATDSSTVASLVDSQNSDYAKQLQNVLAQAGQTPSIQAQQTAANEAIDAATTAAKAKVDADSSITDADKQAQKDALDIVANQAKAIIQQATTADAVNQAQVNGANALNSLDKTNADNMIATKAKDARSLINNSSALSDNEKANRNNKINAAISKVQSKVNQATTPEEVNAAIADTSDFSSALANATNMDNIETIAQQQTDAGKVIDAANAAAKAKVDADTNLSDADKAAQKATLDSLANAAKQNIQNAQTADDITKAQNTGVKSLNDLDKTTADKQLSDKVAQAHATVNSDNDLLQAEKDARNQAIDTATKTVQDTINKATTLDDIAKALANGADFDSAISKATSTTEVTPLAGQKAAAAEAIDNAVTAAKAKIEADTNLSDVDKQAQEATINDLANKAKTNINAATNADGVTAAKTTGVNSITNLDKTSVDANLVKQVQAAHTAVNNNPALSSAEKQRRNQAIDDAAKAAQDVVNKATTIDDANTVISSGNTLDNALKSATSSDGVKTVAGQQVDAGTEIDDAAAKAKQAIDADKTLTDVDKQAQKDVINSQADMFKKAINAANNADDISKNTAAGVKFLQDLTDAKMQANVKLASDVQNAHDAVNNNKALSQAQKDARNKQIEDAKTAAQDVINKATTLDGVNGALADGSDYDRAMKNAQDISNVSSVADQQKAAIVAIQQAVDEAKQVVDADTNLSDTDKQAQKDALDIVANQAKTAIQQAATADDINQAQANGINSLNNLNKTANDESVAKQAADAHAAINDNPALTQAQKDGFNKQIDDAKNAAQEIVNKATDPSTASAAVDTLNSDYAKQLATIAQQVSAIPSLDSQKTTANQAIDNAANTVKSGIDADKNLSDVDKTAQKTVVDSQVTAAKQAIADANDADNVNTAQAQGVKAINDLANAKTSADDMIVNAVKTAHDAINNNPALSTAEKASRNAAIDTAASKVQGVVNQATTPDAVNAAIADSSEFKVALITATDTNGVETIAQQQADAKKAIDAANAAAKGKVDADTNLTDTDKQAQKDALDIVANQAKAIIQQATTADAVNQAQVNGANALDNMDKTVDDESVAKQAADAHAAINDNPALTQAQKDGFNKQIDDAKNAAQEIVNKATDPSTASAAVDSLNSDYAKQLATIAQQASAVPSLDSQKATANQAIQQAADQAKQTIDVDKTLTGAQKNDQKAAIDAIVKSATDAINQAMDADSINKIQINMTDALNNIHDQKADALSKLQKQADDANHAIDANNALTTDQKQAAHEAVAKALTNAQAVTDRTTNAEDVVNSGNQAAYNKALQDIADGLAKVPSLVDQVHAAIEKLTEAVNKAKDALSGPDADAQKKALDKVLSDGTAKLNAQTNADDLKKTLVDVLNTVNGLNQSKTDALTDLDAQSKKATDTINADPSFTDDEKATRVAAVAKALQDAHDAINEAIDLPGVDAARKATAFSETLNDATSDAGVQTLADRKTDAKKTLQDAADKTKSAIDADKTLTGAQKTAQKQAINQALKIAQNQVDAATTATKVDVSKATNLPTFDALNKAKSDAHQTEDKTYNDAKKAIQNNNDLTDAEKQVRISDLDKAQQLASDAIDQAVTPDEIKTANETTAFDNAVKSATDFSKVTPLAERKQAGVATINAAEQKAIDEVNANPKLDADAKTRQIDVLKQQAQDAIAKLNDQSNAQAVVDFIPTVVPTFEKLNQSKIDARARLQNNAATTKAAIDADDNLSNAQKQDQKDGVDAALKQAVIDVDNGQDVLTINGIPDGSTAVKKINQGHVRATKTPAQQEEELNEQIDDQAAKVKAEIDADVTLRDAEKSAQKHTIDSFVAETKAKIAGLTKYQDRLDVVNQALDLLKNLHQQGKPLTEQKSDAITTIDQMAYQIRTQIANDSRLTKAQKDADYQLVEGAVAKAKSQVNAALNADEIVAGLDYGTVQLEAAYQQKVQEQYDEKQSTTPETISVLPQTGETEKKHEEALVAEALVDSMAGFFLSKMNRRRQCEK; encoded by the coding sequence ATGGATACTAGAGTAAATAAGTTCCAAAAAAGAACACATTTTAAAATGTACAAAGCCGGAAAGAAGTGGCTAGTTGCAGGAGTGGTAACTTTTGCTCTAGCATCTGCCGGTCAAATAATTATGGGCCATGCCCCAATTGATTTTGGGCAAGACACTACAGCCTATGCGGCAGACAGCTCAACGAACTATTGGTTCGGTCAAAACACCGATTACTACAAACGATATACTGAGCTGCCAGGACAAACGCAAATTCCTCAATCTGTTCAACAAACATGGGGTTATGCAAGAACTGAAATTCCGTTGTTGCAAGCACAAACAAACCTTAAGTTTGATAGTTTGAATTATGATGCAACAACAGGACTCTATAGGCTAACAATCAAGATGAACGTTCCCCAACTGACACAATCTGGTGCGGGCCGTACATCGTATCTTGATTTAGGATTTTCAGATTCTTTGTCAGCAAAGACATCCGGAATTCCAAGCCTGATTGCAGCTAACGGTAACCCTGGTACTTTGGTCGCAAACGGTAATGGTATTTACAGTAACAATTTCTCTGCCGGCGGATATGTTGGTGGTACATCAACCATATCAATTCAACTTAACCCTGTTAAGATCCAAAAGAACGATGAAATTTCAGTAATGTATTCATCAGATACGGGCACGACAGGGTACCACCCAATCTTCTCGACCGTTCGTACGATGGGCTACAACGAATTTGGTTTGCAATTCAACCAAACACTGTTGAAGCAAATGAAGACCAATTCAACAAACACCATCAACAACTCAAAGCTTTCAACGAAACAGAAAGCCGCTGAGCAAGCAAAAGTAAACAGTGTAACGACTGACGAAGATTTTGTTAATAAGTTGCAAGACATCGATAAAGAAATCGATGCAAAAAGCAAAGCCAATGCTGTTTCGATCGCCACTCAGCGTGCTATTGCATTGCAACAATATAAAGACGCGCACAACGTTGATAAGTTGTTAGCGAACATCGCAAACGATTCAACGTTGACATCCGACCAAAAAGCAGCACAGTCAAAGCAAATCAATGATGCCATTGCAGTTATCAATGGCAACTTGGGAAACGCAACAGATTCTGATGACGTAGCCGCTGTAATTGCAGATACGTCTCAAGACAATATTATTGCGTCAGCCTATAAGTCAGGAGTCGACTTAGCAACTCAAATTAAAAATGCACAAGCTGCCATTGATGATCAAATTGCAAAGTCAAAAGCATTAGTCAACAGCAATAATGTTTTGACAGACGCTGAAAAAAGTGCACAAAGTAGTGCAATTGATGCCATCGGAACGGCTGTGAAAAACAACATTGCCGCCAAAACGAGTGCTGACGATATCAACGCAACACAAGCCGCAGGCGTTAAAAATCTGACTGATTTAGATACAGCAAAGCCAAATGCCTATACGGCATTGACAAATAAGGCAAACACTGCTGTTGCGACAATCAACAATGACGAAAACTTGACAGACGCTGAAAAAGCGACAAGAAAGAGTCAAGTAACAGACGCTTTGAAGAAGCTCACTGACCATATTGACCAAGCTACAGACCCTGGTGTTGTCGACAGCTTAAAAAACAACACTGATTTGGACGTGGCCATCACAACGGCAACATCAGACAACGGTGTCACGCCAATCGGCACACAACGCGATAATGCCAATAAACAAATTGACCAAGCGGTTTCTGATACGAAATCAAAGATCAATCAAGACCCAACTTTAACAGCTCAAGAAAAAGCCACTCAATTAGCCAATGTTGATAAGGCAGCCTCTGAAGCCAAAACAGCGATTGCCAATGGGTCTGCTCAAATTGTGGCCAATGCCGTTTCAAGAGCCCAGGGAGCAATTGCTGGTAGTTATATTGCAGGAAAGCCGTTGTCTGACCGTCAACAAGACGCCGAAAAAGATTTGCAAGCAACTACTGAAACAGCTAAACATAATCTGGATGATCAGGTTGCCCAGGCGAACAACGACGTGAACAATAATCATTATTTGACAGATGATGAAAAGGCAGCTCAAAAGCAAGCTATCCAAAATGCAGCAAATGCAATTCTTGCAAAAATAAGCAACGCCACTAATGCAGACGACATCGACGCCATCTTAAATGATGGAAAAAATGTTGTTAGCAACTTGAATGGCCAAAAACTTGACGCACGCACGACCATCAATAATGCCGCACAAGATGCCAAAGCGAAGGTCAACAACAATAATGCTTTGACCGCTGATGAAAAAACAAAGCGTGTGTCCCAGATTGAAGCCGCTCAAGCAGCTGCAAAGCAAGCTGTTGATGCGGCAACAGACGCTGATACGATTGCTAAAATCCCCGCAAACGGTTCAGATTTTGATAAATCCATTAAAAGTGCAACGGATTTTTCAAATGTCACATCATTAAATGATCAACAAGCCAACGCAGGAGTAGCAGTAGCAAACGCCGGACAAGCAGCCAAGGATGCACTAGATGCTGCCAAAACAGCTTCAGAAAATGCAATCAACCAAGATGGCAGTTTAACGTCTGAACAAAAGGCCATGCAAAAAGCAGCAATCGACGCAGCGGTGTCAAATGCCAAAAACAACATTGCAAGCACAACCAATGCCGACGATGTTACTAAAGCACGAGACGTAGCTGTAGCTGCTATTTTGAAAATGACGAGCGATAAAACAAATTCCCGAGAATCATTGGCAAAAAATGCGCAAGACGCCATTGATAAAATTAACCAATATGACGCATTGACCTCCGGTGAAAAAGCGTCCCGAATTCAACAAATTCAAGATGCTTACAATACGGCGACAACCGCTATTGATGATGCAACCAATTCGCAAGTCATTGCATCTGTGGGAAACACGACTGGCTTTACCAACGCAGTTGCCAAAGCAACGGACTTTTCAAACGTTTTGTCATTAGCCGATCAAAAGACTGCAGCTGACAAGCAAATTGATGACATAACTGCTGTGATTAAGGCAAATATTGATGCCGACACAAACTTAAGTAGTGAAGACAAGACTGCTCAAAAATCAACAATTGACGCAGTAGCCGCATCTAAGAAAAATGTGATCGATTCAGCTACCAATGCTGATGGTATTGTGACTGCTAAGAATGTCGCCGTTCAGACAATCAATGGACTAGACAAGACAAATGCTGATAGAGCAATGTCTGTCCAAGCGTCATCCACACATGCGACTATCAACGGCAATCCTGCATTGACGCAAGCTCAAAAGGCCGCCTTTAACAAGCAAATTGATGATGCTAAACAAACTGCTCAAAGCAATGTTAATAATGCAACAGATTCATCAACCGTCGCATCATTGATTGATTCACAAAACAGCGACTACGCCAAGCAGTTGCAAAATGTTTTAGCTCAAGCAGGCCAAACACCGTCTATCCAAGCACAGCAAACTGCGGCTAATCAAGCAATTGATGCAGCTACCACAGCCGCCAAGGCAAAGGTTGACGCAGATTCATTAATTGCAGATGCTGACAAGCAAGCTCAAAAAGATGCTTTAGACGCAGTGGCTAATCAAGCTAAGACAACCATTCAACAAGCAGCAACAGCCGATGACATTAATCAAGCTCAAGCTAATGGCACCAATACCCTGAACAGTTTAGACAAGATAAATGCTGACAAAGTAGCGTCACATCAGGCATCATCAGCTCATGCGACAATCAATGACAATCCTGCATTGACGCAAACTCAAAAAGACATCTTTAATAAGCAAATCGATGATGCTAAACAAACGGTTCAAGATAATGTCAATAAGGCAACAGACGCATCAACAATTGTGTCGCTGGTTAGTTCACAAAATAGTGATTATGCCAAGCAATTGCAAAATATTTTGACAAATGCTTCGTCAACCCCTTCTTTAGATATCCAAAAGACAACGGCTAGTCAAGCCATCGATGATGCAGCTAACACTGTAAAATCAGACGTTGACGCTGATCGGTCAAATCAAAAAGCAGTCATAGATGCGCAAGCATCGAATGCTAAACAAGCAGTTCAAAATGCCAACAATGCAGATGAAGTCAACCAAGCACAAACGCAAGGGATTCAAAGTATCAACGATCTTGCAAATGCAAAAAAATCTGCGAGTCAAGCAGTTAAAGATGACGCCCAAAAAGCACGCGATGTCATCAATAACAGTCCCGTATTAACAACTGTAGAAAAAGCAAATCGTAATAAGCAAATTGACGCCGCTGTGACGAACGCGCAAAACGCAATCGACCAAGCAACTACCCCGGATGATGTCAATCAAGTGGTGTTAGACACATCAGATTTCAAAACAAGTCTGGCAGCTAGTGTCGATACTAGCCAAGTGCCGTCCATCCAAGCACAGCAAGTTGCAGCCGGTAAAGTAATTGACGCAGCTACCACAGCCGCTAAAGACAAGATTAATGCTGACACGAATTTGAGCGACACTGATAAGCAAGCTCAAAAAGATGCTTTAGACGCAGTCGCAAATAAAGCAAAGGACAACATCCAACAAGCAACGACAGCTGATACTATTAACCAAGTTCGGGATAATGGTACAGACGCTTTGAGTAGTTTGGACAAGACAAACGCCGATAAAGCAGTGTCTGACCAAGCGTCATCCGCTCATGCAGCTATCAACGGCAATCCTGCATTGACACAGGCTCAAAAAGACGCCTTTAACAAGCAAATTAATGATGCTAAGCAAACTGCTCAAGATAATGTTAATAATGCAACAGATTCATCAACCGTAGCATCGTTGGTTGATTCACAAAACAGTGACTACGCTAAGCAGTTGCAAAACGTTTTAGCTCAAGCAGGCCAAACACCGTCTATCCAAGCGCAGCAAACTGCAGCCAATGAAGCAATTGATGCAGCTACCACAGCTGCTAAGGCAAAGGTTGACGCAGATTCATCAATTACAGATGCTGATAAGCAAGCTCAAAAAGATGCTTTGGACATCGTAGCTAATCAAGCAAAGGCCATCATTCAGCAAGCAACAACGGCCGATGCTGTTAATCAAGCACAGGTCAATGGTGCCAATGCCTTAAATAGTTTGGACAAGACAAATGCGGATAATATGATTGCCACAAAAGCAAAGGACGCTCGCAGTCTAATCAACAACAGTTCAGCTTTGTCAGACAATGAAAAGGCCAACCGTAACAATAAGATCAATGCGGCTATCAGTAAGGTTCAAAGCAAGGTCAACCAGGCAACAACACCTGAAGAAGTCAATGCAGCAATCGCTGATACATCTGATTTCTCGAGTGCGCTTGCAAACGCAACAAACATGGATAACATTGAGACCATTGCGCAACAACAAACTGATGCTGGAAAAGTTATTGACGCTGCGAATGCAGCTGCCAAGGCTAAGGTTGATGCCGACACAAATTTGAGTGACGCTGATAAAGCGGCTCAAAAAGCAACTTTGGATAGTTTGGCCAATGCTGCTAAGCAAAATATTCAAAATGCTCAAACAGCCGATGACATTACAAAGGCCCAAAATACTGGTGTAAAATCATTGAATGACTTAGATAAAACAACTGCCGATAAGCAATTATCTGACAAGGTTGCCCAAGCTCATGCTACTGTAAATAGTGATAATGATTTGTTACAAGCTGAAAAAGATGCCCGTAATCAAGCAATTGACACGGCCACTAAGACTGTGCAAGACACTATTAATAAGGCAACAACCCTTGACGATATTGCAAAGGCACTTGCAAACGGTGCTGATTTCGATAGTGCCATCTCTAAGGCAACCTCAACTACAGAAGTGACACCTTTGGCTGGTCAAAAAGCCGCAGCTGCCGAAGCAATTGATAACGCTGTGACCGCAGCTAAGGCTAAAATTGAGGCTGATACAAATTTGAGTGATGTCGATAAACAAGCACAAGAAGCAACCATCAATGATTTGGCAAACAAGGCAAAAACAAACATCAATGCCGCCACAAATGCCGATGGTGTTACGGCTGCTAAAACAACTGGCGTTAATAGCATCACTAATTTAGACAAAACATCCGTTGACGCTAATTTGGTAAAGCAGGTTCAAGCCGCTCATACGGCCGTTAACAATAATCCTGCTTTGAGTTCTGCCGAAAAGCAGAGGCGCAATCAAGCAATTGATGATGCTGCCAAAGCTGCTCAAGATGTTGTCAATAAGGCAACAACAATTGACGATGCCAACACTGTTATTTCTTCAGGAAATACGTTGGATAACGCTTTGAAATCAGCAACGTCAAGTGACGGCGTTAAAACCGTCGCAGGCCAGCAAGTAGACGCTGGTACGGAAATTGATGATGCAGCTGCTAAAGCAAAACAAGCAATTGATGCTGACAAGACCTTAACGGATGTTGATAAACAAGCACAAAAAGATGTCATCAACAGCCAAGCTGATATGTTCAAGAAAGCGATTAATGCTGCAAACAACGCCGATGATATTAGTAAGAACACTGCTGCAGGTGTTAAGTTCTTGCAGGACTTAACGGACGCTAAAATGCAAGCGAATGTCAAATTAGCATCAGATGTTCAAAATGCACATGACGCTGTGAACAACAACAAAGCTTTATCGCAAGCACAAAAGGATGCACGTAACAAGCAAATAGAAGATGCTAAAACAGCAGCTCAAGATGTAATTAACAAAGCAACGACGCTAGATGGTGTTAATGGTGCTTTGGCTGACGGATCTGACTATGACAGGGCAATGAAGAACGCACAAGATATTTCCAATGTATCTTCAGTCGCTGACCAGCAAAAAGCTGCCATTGTTGCTATTCAACAAGCGGTGGATGAAGCAAAACAAGTAGTTGATGCTGACACAAATTTGAGCGACACTGATAAGCAAGCTCAAAAAGATGCTTTAGACATAGTGGCTAATCAAGCTAAGACAGCCATTCAACAAGCAGCAACGGCCGACGACATCAATCAAGCTCAAGCCAATGGCATCAATAGCCTGAACAACTTGAACAAGACGGCAAATGACGAAAGTGTAGCTAAGCAGGCAGCGGATGCTCATGCAGCTATTAACGACAATCCTGCTTTGACACAAGCGCAAAAAGATGGCTTTAACAAGCAAATTGACGATGCTAAAAATGCAGCACAAGAAATTGTCAATAAAGCGACTGATCCATCAACTGCCTCAGCAGCAGTTGACACTCTAAACAGTGATTATGCCAAGCAGTTAGCAACTATTGCACAACAAGTATCAGCCATTCCTTCATTAGATAGCCAAAAGACAACGGCTAACCAAGCCATTGATAACGCAGCCAACACTGTAAAATCAGGCATTGACGCTGACAAGAATTTGTCAGACGTCGATAAAACAGCTCAAAAGACAGTTGTTGATTCACAAGTAACGGCTGCTAAACAGGCCATTGCCGACGCCAACGATGCCGATAACGTCAACACAGCCCAAGCTCAAGGTGTCAAGGCCATCAACGATTTAGCAAATGCTAAAACATCAGCTGATGACATGATTGTGAATGCTGTGAAGACAGCTCATGACGCAATTAACAACAACCCGGCATTATCGACTGCCGAAAAAGCCAGTCGAAATGCGGCCATTGACACTGCTGCAAGTAAGGTACAAGGTGTTGTTAATCAAGCAACAACGCCTGATGCAGTTAACGCAGCAATTGCTGATTCATCAGAGTTTAAGGTTGCTTTAATAACTGCTACTGACACTAATGGTGTTGAAACCATTGCGCAGCAGCAAGCCGATGCTAAAAAAGCCATTGACGCTGCGAATGCAGCTGCCAAGGGTAAGGTTGATGCCGATACAAACTTGACTGACACTGATAAGCAAGCTCAAAAAGATGCTTTGGACATCGTAGCTAATCAAGCAAAGGCCATCATTCAGCAAGCAACGACAGCCGATGCTGTTAATCAAGCACAGGTCAATGGTGCCAATGCCTTGGACAACATGGATAAAACGGTAGATGACGAAAGTGTAGCTAAGCAAGCTGCGGATGCTCATGCAGCTATTAACGACAATCCTGCTTTGACACAAGCGCAAAAAGATGGCTTTAACAAGCAAATTGATGACGCTAAAAATGCAGCACAAGAAATTGTCAATAAAGCGACTGATCCATCAACTGCCTCAGCAGCAGTTGATTCGCTAAACAGTGATTATGCTAAGCAGTTAGCAACGATTGCACAACAAGCATCCGCCGTTCCTTCATTAGATAGCCAAAAGGCGACGGCTAACCAAGCCATCCAACAAGCAGCCGATCAGGCAAAGCAAACGATCGATGTCGACAAGACGTTGACAGGTGCTCAAAAAAATGACCAGAAGGCTGCCATTGATGCCATTGTGAAATCAGCTACTGACGCCATTAACCAGGCAATGGACGCGGATAGTATCAACAAAATTCAAATCAACATGACTGACGCTTTGAATAACATTCATGATCAAAAGGCTGATGCGTTGAGCAAGTTACAAAAGCAAGCAGATGATGCCAATCACGCCATTGATGCTAACAATGCTTTGACAACAGACCAGAAACAAGCCGCACACGAAGCAGTTGCCAAAGCTTTGACGAATGCGCAAGCAGTAACGGATCGCACAACAAATGCCGAGGATGTTGTTAATTCTGGTAATCAAGCTGCTTACAACAAGGCTCTCCAAGACATCGCGGACGGTCTTGCTAAGGTGCCATCATTGGTTGACCAAGTGCATGCCGCTATTGAAAAGTTGACGGAGGCCGTCAACAAAGCCAAGGATGCCTTGTCTGGGCCAGATGCTGATGCTCAAAAGAAGGCATTGGACAAGGTTTTGTCTGACGGAACGGCTAAGTTGAATGCTCAAACCAACGCTGATGACTTGAAAAAGACTCTAGTTGATGTTTTGAATACGGTCAACGGATTGAACCAATCCAAGACAGATGCTTTGACTGATTTGGATGCCCAATCCAAGAAGGCAACGGATACAATAAATGCTGACCCATCATTCACGGACGATGAAAAGGCAACCCGAGTGGCAGCTGTTGCTAAGGCTCTGCAAGATGCTCACGATGCCATCAATGAAGCAATTGATTTGCCAGGTGTGGATGCTGCACGTAAGGCTACTGCCTTCTCAGAAACATTGAACGATGCAACGTCTGATGCCGGTGTGCAAACTCTTGCAGACCGCAAGACGGATGCCAAGAAGACGCTCCAAGACGCAGCTGATAAGACTAAATCAGCAATTGACGCTGATAAGACTTTGACTGGCGCCCAAAAGACTGCGCAAAAGCAAGCAATTAACCAGGCATTGAAGATTGCTCAAAACCAAGTTGATGCTGCAACGACTGCAACTAAGGTCGATGTATCAAAGGCAACGAACTTGCCAACATTCGATGCATTGAACAAGGCCAAGAGTGATGCGCATCAAACAGAAGATAAAACTTACAACGACGCCAAAAAAGCTATCCAAAACAACAATGATTTGACAGATGCCGAAAAGCAGGTTCGAATCAGCGATTTAGATAAGGCTCAGCAACTTGCAAGTGACGCCATCGATCAGGCTGTGACGCCAGACGAAATTAAGACTGCAAATGAAACGACAGCCTTTGATAACGCTGTTAAGTCGGCCACTGATTTCTCAAAGGTCACACCTTTGGCTGAACGAAAGCAAGCTGGCGTTGCTACGATTAACGCCGCTGAACAAAAGGCTATTGATGAAGTAAACGCCAATCCAAAGTTGGATGCCGATGCTAAAACTCGTCAGATTGACGTTTTGAAACAGCAAGCGCAAGACGCCATTGCAAAGTTGAATGATCAATCAAACGCTCAAGCTGTCGTGGACTTCATCCCAACGGTTGTGCCAACTTTTGAAAAGTTAAACCAATCAAAGATTGATGCGCGTGCAAGATTGCAAAATAATGCAGCAACAACAAAGGCAGCTATTGATGCTGATGACAACTTGAGCAATGCTCAAAAGCAGGATCAAAAGGATGGTGTTGACGCTGCTTTGAAACAGGCTGTTATCGATGTTGATAATGGTCAGGATGTTCTAACGATTAATGGCATTCCAGATGGTTCAACCGCTGTTAAGAAAATTAATCAAGGACATGTTCGTGCAACGAAAACACCTGCTCAGCAAGAAGAGGAGTTGAACGAGCAGATTGATGACCAGGCTGCTAAGGTTAAGGCTGAAATTGATGCTGATGTGACTCTTAGGGATGCCGAAAAATCCGCTCAAAAGCATACCATTGATAGTTTTGTTGCTGAAACGAAGGCCAAGATTGCTGGTTTAACTAAGTACCAAGACCGTTTGGATGTGGTCAATCAAGCTTTGGATTTACTTAAGAATCTCCATCAGCAGGGTAAGCCATTAACTGAACAAAAGTCTGATGCGATTACCACCATCGATCAGATGGCATACCAGATTCGGACACAAATCGCTAATGATAGTCGTTTGACCAAAGCACAAAAAGACGCAGACTACCAGTTGGTAGAGGGTGCAGTTGCTAAGGCTAAGTCTCAGGTGAACGCTGCTTTGAATGCTGATGAAATTGTTGCTGGTTTGGATTACGGTACGGTTCAGCTTGAGGCTGCATACCAACAAAAGGTTCAGGAGCAATATGATGAGAAACAATCAACAACTCCTGAAACAATTTCTGTTTTGCCACAAACTGGCGAAACAGAAAAAAAACATGAAGAAGCACTTGTTGCTGAAGCTTTGGTAGATTCCATGGCCGGATTCTTCCTTTCTAAGATGAACAGGCGTCGGCAATGCGAAAAGTAA
- a CDS encoding GNAT family N-acetyltransferase — protein sequence MQFISLNQTNHNYWQKIYHESFPAGEQIPFQNLKQKATDNNQIKMVVITDGEQNVGISYFVDLKEKAFVLYLAVDQLFRGQGVGGKILSVLKARYPKGIILESESTMENVDDQKQREARYHFYLKNGFIDTKKIAHNMESDFHLLTSNLACSVDDYLDSMKILGQETSVI from the coding sequence ATGCAATTTATCTCGCTAAATCAGACCAATCATAATTATTGGCAAAAAATCTATCATGAATCATTTCCTGCAGGTGAACAAATTCCTTTTCAAAATCTTAAGCAAAAAGCCACTGATAATAATCAAATCAAAATGGTGGTGATTACTGATGGTGAACAAAACGTTGGTATTTCTTATTTTGTTGACTTAAAGGAAAAAGCTTTTGTTCTTTACTTAGCTGTCGATCAATTATTTCGAGGACAGGGGGTTGGTGGCAAAATACTATCAGTTTTGAAAGCACGTTATCCAAAGGGGATTATTCTGGAATCTGAAAGTACGATGGAGAATGTTGATGACCAGAAGCAACGTGAAGCGCGTTACCATTTTTATTTGAAAAATGGTTTCATTGACACTAAAAAAATTGCTCACAATATGGAAAGTGACTTTCATCTGTTGACAAGTAATTTGGCGTGTTCTGTTGATGATTATTTAGATTCGATGAAAATATTAGGGCAGGAAACTTCAGTCATTTAA